A genomic region of Bombus pyrosoma isolate SC7728 linkage group LG6, ASM1482585v1, whole genome shotgun sequence contains the following coding sequences:
- the LOC122568738 gene encoding T-complex protein 1 subunit beta — translation MVSLNPVRILKNEAEEEKAEIARLSLFVGAIAIGDLVKSTLGPKGMDKILVAHGRSAGQVQVTNDGATILKNVGVDNPAAKILVDMSRVQDDEVGDGTTSVTVLAAELLREAEKLIDQKIHPQTIISGWRCATNVAREALKIAAADNSADPERFREDLLNIARTTLSSKILSQHKEHFSKLAVNAVLRLKGSGNLSAIQIIKKRGGTLGDSFLDEGFLLDKKPGVHQPQRITDARILIANTPMDTDKIKVFGSRVRVDSMAKIAELEGAEKEKMKDKVEKIIKHGCNVFVNRQLIYNYPEQLFADANIMAIEHADFDGIERLALVTGGEIVSTFDHPDMVKLGKCDLIEQIMLGEDTLLRFSGVPLGEACTVIIRGATQQILDEAERSLHDALCVLSATVRESRIVYGGGCSEMIMACAVMNAAASTPGKEAVAMESFARALQQLPTVIADNAGYDSAQLVSELRAAHNSGANTMGLDMEQGKVGCMKRLGITESWAVKRQVLVSAAEAAEMILRVDDILRAAPRKRVKDHGRC, via the exons ATg GTTTCCTTAAATCCTGTCAGGATCctaaaaaatgaagcagaagaagagaaagcaGAAATTGCCAGGCTAAGTTTGTTCGTAGGAGCAATAGCCATTGGTGATTTAGTAAAGTCTACACTTGGACCTAAAGGTATGGATAAGATATTGGTGGCTCATGGCCGATCTGCGGGACAAGTTCAAGTTACCAATGATGGTGCAACTATTCTCAAAAATGTTGGTGTGGATAATCCCGCTGCTAAAATCTTAGTAGATATGTCGCGTGTTCAAGACGATGAAGTTGGTGATGGTACCACTTCTGTAACTGTCCTTG CTGCTGAATTATTAAGAGAAGCAGAGAAATTAATAGATCAAAAAATTCATCCACAAACCATAATTTCTGGCTGGAGATGTGCAACTAATGTAGCAAGAGAAGCTTTGAAAATTGCTGCAGCTGATAATTCTGCAGATCCTGAACGTTTTCGCGAagatttgttaaatattgcCCGTACAACTCTGAGTTCGAAAATTCTGTCCCAACATAAGGAACACTTCAGCAAGCTTGCAGTAAATGCTGTGTTGCGTCTTAAAGGATCTGGCAATTTATCAgctattcaaataattaagaagCGTGGAGGAACTTTAGGTGATTCCTTCCTTGATGAGGGATTCTTACTAGACAAAAAACCTGGTGTACATCAGCCACAGAGAATAACTGATGCACGTATACTTATAGCGAACACTCCTATGGATACAGATAAAATCAAG GTATTTGGTTCTAGAGTTAGAGTTGACTCAATGGCAAAAATTGCAGAATTAGAAGGAgcagagaaggaaaaaatgaag GACAAAGTTGAGAAGATCATAAAACATGGCTGCAACGTTTTTGTTAATAGACAGTTGATTTATAATTACCCAGAACAATTATTCGCTGACGCTAATATTATGGCTATCGAGCATGCTGACTTTGATGGTATTGAACGGCTTGCTCTTGTTACTGGTGGGGAAATTGTCAGTACCTTTGATCATCCTGATATGGTGAAACTTGGCAAATGTGATCTCATTGAACAG ataatGTTGGGTGAAGACACTTTATTACGATTTTCTGGAGTTCCTTTAGGAGAAGCTTGTACAGTAATTATCAGAGGTGCTACCCAGCAAATTCTTGATGAAGCTGAGAGATCTTTGCATGATGCGCTTTGCGTATTATCAGCTACTGTACGTGAATCGAGAATTGTTTATGGGGGAGGATGTAGTGAGATGATAATGGCTTGTGCCGTAATGAACGCAGCTGCTTCTACTCCTGGAAAAGAAGCAGTTGCAATGGAATCTTTTGCTCGTGCATTGCAACAATTACCCACTGTTATTGCCGATAATGCTGGTTACGATTCAGCTCAACTAGTTAGCGAATTGAGAGCTGCACATAATTCTGGCGCAAATACCATGGGCCTCg ATATGGAGCAAGGAAAAGTAGGCTGTATGAAACGATTAGGAATAACTGAATCTTGGGCTGTGAAGAGGCAAGTTTTAGTTAGTGCAGCAGAAGCAGCCGAAATGATTTTACGTGTGGATGATATCTTACGGGCTGCACCCAGAAAGCGCGTCAAGGATCACGGACGTTGTTAA
- the LOC122568740 gene encoding NADH-cytochrome b5 reductase 3 isoform X1: MPNEASPASNGSNFVSVLAAVGTIAVIGLAVKFYNSWRSDKKKKSPILLVEPVVKYSLPLIKKDILSHDTRKFRFALPTSDHVLGLPIGQHVHLTVKIGDEVVIRSYTPVSSDDDHGYVDLVIKVYFKNVHPKFPEGGKLSQYLENLKIGETVDFRGPSGRLVYKGHGKFSIKILRKDPPVEYNVKKIVMLAGGTGITPMLQLIRAIIKDSTDETQASLLFANQTEKDILLRDELDDIAKNHPNKLKLWYTIDTSSENWPYSTGFINADMIKDHLFPPSPDTIVLMCGPPPMINFACNPNLDKLGYDPKLRFAY, translated from the exons atgcCGAATGAAGCGAGTCCTGCATCAAATGGATCTAAC ttTGTATCAGTATTGGCTGCTGTAGGAACCATAGCTGTAATAGGATTAgcagtgaaattttacaacagTTGGAGAAGtgataagaaaaagaaatctccAATTTTATTGGTTGAACCAGTTGTTAAATATAGTTTaccattaataaaaaaagacataTTAAGTCATGATACAAGAAAATTCAGATTTGCATTGCCAACTTCCGATCATGTATTAGGATTACCAATCGGTCAACATGTTCATTTAACAGTGAAGATTGGGGATGAAGTCGTTATACGCTCTTATACACCTGTATCAAGTGATGATGACCATGGTTACGTAGATCTTGTTATTaag gtatattttaaaaatgtacatccAAAATTCCCTGAAGGAGGAAAACTGTCCCAATacttagaaaatttaaaaattgggGAGACAGTTGATTTTAGAGGACCTTCTGGTCGGCTTGTTTATAAAGGCcatggaaaattttctataaaaattttgagaaaagaTCCACCTgtggaatataatgttaaaaag ATTGTAATGTTAGCTGGTGGAACAGGAATCACACCAATGCTACAATTAATTCGTGCTATAATAAAGGATTCTACAGATGAAACTCAAGCTTCGCTACTTTTTGCCAAtcaaacagaaaaagatatattactTCGAGACGAATTAGATGATATTGCAAAGAATCATCCTAACAAATTGAAACTCTGGTATACAATAGATACTAGTAGTGAAAATTGGCCATACAGTACTGGATTTATAAATGCGGATATGATCAAGGATCATCTATTCCCTCCATCACCTGATACAATAGTACTTATGTGTGGTCCACCTCCAATGATTAATTTTGCTTGTAATCCTAACCTTGATAAACTCGGTTATGATCCAAAGTTACGATTTGCATACTGA
- the LOC122568740 gene encoding NADH-cytochrome b5 reductase 3 isoform X2: MSNLRSLFVSVLAAVGTIAVIGLAVKFYNSWRSDKKKKSPILLVEPVVKYSLPLIKKDILSHDTRKFRFALPTSDHVLGLPIGQHVHLTVKIGDEVVIRSYTPVSSDDDHGYVDLVIKVYFKNVHPKFPEGGKLSQYLENLKIGETVDFRGPSGRLVYKGHGKFSIKILRKDPPVEYNVKKIVMLAGGTGITPMLQLIRAIIKDSTDETQASLLFANQTEKDILLRDELDDIAKNHPNKLKLWYTIDTSSENWPYSTGFINADMIKDHLFPPSPDTIVLMCGPPPMINFACNPNLDKLGYDPKLRFAY; encoded by the exons ATGTCAAACTTACGATCACTG ttTGTATCAGTATTGGCTGCTGTAGGAACCATAGCTGTAATAGGATTAgcagtgaaattttacaacagTTGGAGAAGtgataagaaaaagaaatctccAATTTTATTGGTTGAACCAGTTGTTAAATATAGTTTaccattaataaaaaaagacataTTAAGTCATGATACAAGAAAATTCAGATTTGCATTGCCAACTTCCGATCATGTATTAGGATTACCAATCGGTCAACATGTTCATTTAACAGTGAAGATTGGGGATGAAGTCGTTATACGCTCTTATACACCTGTATCAAGTGATGATGACCATGGTTACGTAGATCTTGTTATTaag gtatattttaaaaatgtacatccAAAATTCCCTGAAGGAGGAAAACTGTCCCAATacttagaaaatttaaaaattgggGAGACAGTTGATTTTAGAGGACCTTCTGGTCGGCTTGTTTATAAAGGCcatggaaaattttctataaaaattttgagaaaagaTCCACCTgtggaatataatgttaaaaag ATTGTAATGTTAGCTGGTGGAACAGGAATCACACCAATGCTACAATTAATTCGTGCTATAATAAAGGATTCTACAGATGAAACTCAAGCTTCGCTACTTTTTGCCAAtcaaacagaaaaagatatattactTCGAGACGAATTAGATGATATTGCAAAGAATCATCCTAACAAATTGAAACTCTGGTATACAATAGATACTAGTAGTGAAAATTGGCCATACAGTACTGGATTTATAAATGCGGATATGATCAAGGATCATCTATTCCCTCCATCACCTGATACAATAGTACTTATGTGTGGTCCACCTCCAATGATTAATTTTGCTTGTAATCCTAACCTTGATAAACTCGGTTATGATCCAAAGTTACGATTTGCATACTGA
- the LOC122568744 gene encoding transmembrane protein 60, with protein sequence MTALHRALYTWFNLLIFLILLVLRLDQRTQWNWFIVFIPLWLFDLIVSVNIIINIITLFKNGRIDHLPREMWYTSVMLMKISAQILICLKLEAPHWFLPAKLVLGPFWILLPALAVDVFINLMHHYRY encoded by the exons ATGACAGCTTTACATCGTGCGTTATATACATGGTTTAATCTTTTGATTTTTCTGATTCTGCTTGTCTTGAGGCTCGATCAGAGGACACAATGGAATTggtttattgtttttattccaCTGTGGTTGTTTGATCTCATAGTTTcagttaatattattattaatatcatcaCTCTTTTTAAAAATGGACGTATTGATCATTTACCCCGGGAA atgtGGTATACGTCAGTTATGCTCATGAAAATAAGTGcccaaattttaatatgtttgaAATTAGAAGCACCACATTGGTTTTTACCAGCAAAACTTGTTTTGGGACCATTTTGGATTCTTCTTCCAGCATTGGCAGTTGATGTCTTTATAAATTTGATGCATCATTATCGATATTAA
- the LOC122568741 gene encoding uncharacterized protein LOC122568741 produces MDISNMQQMNVIYFIFLCLLLSLTKSGANEDQVTVTKVPAGHIAELPCLSSDDHHRFMFWQLNSNNRIIGPGNSMDENKYNYEVLTGKLLIRGVSTAESGFYKCFSKGISDRSNITSNTIELIVKKDWEDLWENDFETNLLRGMAAVMVIVVAIAIVLFIITTKRKHNRNFFDLEESRENSPAKYTPNIYTVPPPSMSIPTIDEGGIDNEALDIDFPRVFNQMQK; encoded by the exons ATGGATATAAGTAACATGCAGCAG ATGAatgtgatttattttatatttctatgtttattattatcactAACAAAAAGTGGAGCTAATGAAGATCAAGTTACAGTGACAAAAGTTCCAGCAGGTCATATAGCTGAACTTCCATGTTTGAGCAGTGATGATCATCATCGTTTTATGTTTTGGCAGCTTAATAGTAATAATCGCATTATTGGGCCTGGAAATTCAATGGATGAAAACAAGTATAATTATGAAGTGTTAACAGGAAAACTTCTTATAAGG gGTGTATCAACAGCTGAGTCTGGTTTCTATAAGTGCTTTTCCAAAGGTATATCAGATCGTTCTAATATCACTAGTAATACTATTGAATTAATAGTTAAGAAAGATTGGGAAGATCTTTGGGAAAACGATTTTGAG ACAAATTTATTACGGGGTATGGCTGCTGTTATGGTAATAGTTGTTGCTATAGCTATTGTTCTTTTCATTATCACAACAAAAAGGAAACACAATCGCAATTTTTTtg atttggaAGAATCAAGAGAAAATTCTCCTGCAAAATATACGCCAAATATCTATACTGTTCCTCCACCATCTATGTCTATACCAACAATTGATGAAGGTGGTATTGATAATGAAGCCCTTGATATTGATTTCCCAAGAGTATTTAAtcaaatgcaaaaataa
- the LOC122568736 gene encoding anaphase-promoting complex subunit 4 isoform X2 yields the protein MLHNAITCMTWLPLANLESDTLLNGSKANMLPTGEYLPPLPSLNRSFGQESERKEVLSQTLDILFLGLDDGNVAMYVFGMFYCGTISVGHGQILEISGGFGKSMWITWKDNSGIKASRLWCPLLEQSTAFLKVAQAQANIEYLMDYLSRTLMAISEAWETILLEMDEKLARYAETNPPGGVAADFLELLMIGIPTQNLENFLLRDLTEKGLKKLGHSIEMCYSNIQKLVLKNLTSVGMALVYQLAEMRGMVRLGGSYELLGLTDETIITNALHASEAFLAKSSEIQQVIDHSMRDYKAFFRWLYVAILRLSDERIPSEVSRVSQQELTFIAEFLRGFDKTEPGVGGRKGVNLEKLGQYLRRENLQTCLTPEGSEWATMLDENHCLRDHPLIVKQDLNYSLLQSHAKLITAIHNVFRESYQGLVEHFTISNIALSPSIGFTSSQVATNNDSLLVATCDADHQILRLFKVECLCIEPISLRFKLSTIDTDYKSESHSKTYIDCTVVDLQFYSNEHLSLLLLNKHTHASYLVQLPLNNVRIFENQDKNAISLVDLLGNSWPRPFQGITAKKIAVSGARKVAAVLSENNRKIRLLETEVEPEEEEEEEDEEDVTNDNMLNTTHGTAANSQTYN from the exons ATGTTGCACAATGCAATTACATGTATGACATGGTTACCATTAGCAAATTTAGAAAGTGATACTTTATTAAATGGTAGCAAAGCAAATATGCTACCGACTGGAGAATATCTCCCACCTTTACCTAGTTTAAATAGAAGTTTTGGTCAAGAATCAGAACGCAAGGAAGTTTTATCTCAAACTTTAGATATACTTTTC CTTGGCTTAGATGATGGAAATGTTGCAATGTATGTATTTGGAATGTTCTATTGCGGTACAATTTCTGTTGGTCATGgtcaaatattagaaattagtgGTGGATTTGGCAAATCAATGTGGATTACATGGAAGGATAATAGTGGCATCAAAGCAAGTAGATTATGGTGTCCACTGTTGGAACAAAGCACAGCGTTTTTAAAG GTAGCACAAGCTCAAGCTAATATCGAATATCTGATGGATTATCTTTCACGTACATTAATGGCAATATCTGAAGCATGGGAGACAATTCTTTTGGAAATGGATGAAAAACTTGCACGATATGCAGAAACAAATCCACCTGGTGGAGTTGCTGCAGACTTTTTAGAACTGTTAATGATTGGTATACCTACCCAAAACTTAGAGAATTTCTTGCTGCGTGATTTGACTGAAAAGggtttaaaaaaattaggaCATAGCATTGAAATGTGTTATAGTAATATACAG AAACTAgtcttaaaaaatttaactaGCGTTGGGATGGCCCTCGTATACCAATTAGCTGAAATGAGAGGAATGGTCAGATTAGGTGGCTCGTATGAATTACTAGGACTTACTGATGAGACTATTATAACTAATGCTCTTCATGCATCAGAAGCTTTTTTAGCAAAATCTTCTGAAATTCAACAAGTGATAGATCATAGCATGCGTGACTATAAAGCGTTTTTCCG gtGGTTATACGTTGCAATTTTAAGGCTGTCAGATGAAAGAATACCATCTGAAGTAAGTCGTGTCAGTCAACAAGAGTTAACATTTATCGCCGAATTTTTACGCGGTTTTGATAAGACTGAACCTGGTGTTGGAGGAAGAAAAGGGGTGAATTTAGAAAAGTTAGGTCAATACTTGCGACGGGAGAATTTACAAACTTGTCTAACTCCTGAAGGAAGCGAATGGGCTACTATGCTCGATGAAAATCATTGTCTTCGTGATCATCCGCTTATTGTGAAACAAGACCTTAATTATTCCTTATTGCAGTCTCATGCGAAATTAATTACTGCTATACATAATGTTTTTCGTGAGTCTTACCAAGGATTAGTTGAACATTTTACCATATCAAATATTGCTTTGTCGCCGTCTATAGGATTTACATCATCGCAAGTTGCAACAAACAATGATAGTTTGCTAGTAGCTACATGTGATGCTGACCATCAGATATTACGACTGTTTAAAGTCGAGTGTTTATGCATAGAACCCATTTCTCTTAGGTTTAAATTAAGTACAATAGATACAGATTATAAATCAG AATCTCATTCCAAAACGTACATAGACTGTACTGTAGTTGATCTACAATTTTACTCTAACGAACATCTCAGTTTACTGCTACTTAACAAACATACACATGCATCGTATCTTGTACAATTGCCATTGAATAACGTGCGAATCTTTGAAAATCAAGATAAGAATGCAATTAGTTTAGTAGATCTTTTAGGTAACAGTTGGCCACGACCTTTTCAAGGTATAACTGCTAAAAAGATAGCAGTCAGTGGTGCGCGAAAAGTGGCCGCTGTTTTAAGTGAAAACAATAGGAAAATAAGATTATTAGAAACTGAAGTGGAACctgaagaagaggaagaagaagaagatgaagaagatgtAACGAATGATAATATGTTGAACACTACTCATGGAACAGCTGCAAATTCTCaaacatataattaa
- the LOC122568736 gene encoding anaphase-promoting complex subunit 4 isoform X1, with product MAGSMRQLEERQLLVEVTRMQWSPKMDLLAIANVKGEVTLHRLTWQRVWLLSPQEESDTIANLAWRPDGKLLAICYEVSKLVCLVDIENKNIIHRTKLMLHNAITCMTWLPLANLESDTLLNGSKANMLPTGEYLPPLPSLNRSFGQESERKEVLSQTLDILFLGLDDGNVAMYVFGMFYCGTISVGHGQILEISGGFGKSMWITWKDNSGIKASRLWCPLLEQSTAFLKVAQAQANIEYLMDYLSRTLMAISEAWETILLEMDEKLARYAETNPPGGVAADFLELLMIGIPTQNLENFLLRDLTEKGLKKLGHSIEMCYSNIQKLVLKNLTSVGMALVYQLAEMRGMVRLGGSYELLGLTDETIITNALHASEAFLAKSSEIQQVIDHSMRDYKAFFRWLYVAILRLSDERIPSEVSRVSQQELTFIAEFLRGFDKTEPGVGGRKGVNLEKLGQYLRRENLQTCLTPEGSEWATMLDENHCLRDHPLIVKQDLNYSLLQSHAKLITAIHNVFRESYQGLVEHFTISNIALSPSIGFTSSQVATNNDSLLVATCDADHQILRLFKVECLCIEPISLRFKLSTIDTDYKSESHSKTYIDCTVVDLQFYSNEHLSLLLLNKHTHASYLVQLPLNNVRIFENQDKNAISLVDLLGNSWPRPFQGITAKKIAVSGARKVAAVLSENNRKIRLLETEVEPEEEEEEEDEEDVTNDNMLNTTHGTAANSQTYN from the exons GTATGGTTGTTGAGTCCTCAAGAGGAATCCGATACTATAGCGAATTTAGCATGGAGACCAGATGGAAAACTTCTAGCAATTTGTTATGAAGTCTCTAAATTAGTGTGTCTTGtagatattgaaaataaaaatattatacatagaaCAAAGTTAATGTTGCACAATGCAATTACATGTATGACATGGTTACCATTAGCAAATTTAGAAAGTGATACTTTATTAAATGGTAGCAAAGCAAATATGCTACCGACTGGAGAATATCTCCCACCTTTACCTAGTTTAAATAGAAGTTTTGGTCAAGAATCAGAACGCAAGGAAGTTTTATCTCAAACTTTAGATATACTTTTC CTTGGCTTAGATGATGGAAATGTTGCAATGTATGTATTTGGAATGTTCTATTGCGGTACAATTTCTGTTGGTCATGgtcaaatattagaaattagtgGTGGATTTGGCAAATCAATGTGGATTACATGGAAGGATAATAGTGGCATCAAAGCAAGTAGATTATGGTGTCCACTGTTGGAACAAAGCACAGCGTTTTTAAAG GTAGCACAAGCTCAAGCTAATATCGAATATCTGATGGATTATCTTTCACGTACATTAATGGCAATATCTGAAGCATGGGAGACAATTCTTTTGGAAATGGATGAAAAACTTGCACGATATGCAGAAACAAATCCACCTGGTGGAGTTGCTGCAGACTTTTTAGAACTGTTAATGATTGGTATACCTACCCAAAACTTAGAGAATTTCTTGCTGCGTGATTTGACTGAAAAGggtttaaaaaaattaggaCATAGCATTGAAATGTGTTATAGTAATATACAG AAACTAgtcttaaaaaatttaactaGCGTTGGGATGGCCCTCGTATACCAATTAGCTGAAATGAGAGGAATGGTCAGATTAGGTGGCTCGTATGAATTACTAGGACTTACTGATGAGACTATTATAACTAATGCTCTTCATGCATCAGAAGCTTTTTTAGCAAAATCTTCTGAAATTCAACAAGTGATAGATCATAGCATGCGTGACTATAAAGCGTTTTTCCG gtGGTTATACGTTGCAATTTTAAGGCTGTCAGATGAAAGAATACCATCTGAAGTAAGTCGTGTCAGTCAACAAGAGTTAACATTTATCGCCGAATTTTTACGCGGTTTTGATAAGACTGAACCTGGTGTTGGAGGAAGAAAAGGGGTGAATTTAGAAAAGTTAGGTCAATACTTGCGACGGGAGAATTTACAAACTTGTCTAACTCCTGAAGGAAGCGAATGGGCTACTATGCTCGATGAAAATCATTGTCTTCGTGATCATCCGCTTATTGTGAAACAAGACCTTAATTATTCCTTATTGCAGTCTCATGCGAAATTAATTACTGCTATACATAATGTTTTTCGTGAGTCTTACCAAGGATTAGTTGAACATTTTACCATATCAAATATTGCTTTGTCGCCGTCTATAGGATTTACATCATCGCAAGTTGCAACAAACAATGATAGTTTGCTAGTAGCTACATGTGATGCTGACCATCAGATATTACGACTGTTTAAAGTCGAGTGTTTATGCATAGAACCCATTTCTCTTAGGTTTAAATTAAGTACAATAGATACAGATTATAAATCAG AATCTCATTCCAAAACGTACATAGACTGTACTGTAGTTGATCTACAATTTTACTCTAACGAACATCTCAGTTTACTGCTACTTAACAAACATACACATGCATCGTATCTTGTACAATTGCCATTGAATAACGTGCGAATCTTTGAAAATCAAGATAAGAATGCAATTAGTTTAGTAGATCTTTTAGGTAACAGTTGGCCACGACCTTTTCAAGGTATAACTGCTAAAAAGATAGCAGTCAGTGGTGCGCGAAAAGTGGCCGCTGTTTTAAGTGAAAACAATAGGAAAATAAGATTATTAGAAACTGAAGTGGAACctgaagaagaggaagaagaagaagatgaagaagatgtAACGAATGATAATATGTTGAACACTACTCATGGAACAGCTGCAAATTCTCaaacatataattaa